In the genome of Bradysia coprophila strain Holo2 unplaced genomic scaffold, BU_Bcop_v1 contig_232, whole genome shotgun sequence, one region contains:
- the LOC119075660 gene encoding esterase B1-like — translation MASSDFCLVNIENGPVRGLKTKNLFASEYYSFRGMPYMKAPLGKLRFREAESPENWTDAFDATQEGPSYCMTDFMTGLQDGQENSGTINIYTRNMQPKELHPVMIWIHGGGYCRGSSRTDLYGPDYIIEKNVVLVSFNYRLGAIGFLSLDDESLKVPGNVGLKDQIFALKWIQRNIHNFGGDKKRCTIFGESAGGASVNFLTITPQSEGLFQRAIIMSGSVFNRTWSLARRNKQAQRLAEILGWKGDPQNEKEILEFLETIPAFELDNASRTLMSFEEQYGFGIMVPFAPVVEPYETTNCFISKEPIEMAREAWSNSIDIIVMGTSFEGLLRAFIEEEKAYELLQTPGYFAPLNDLNLKSDDEEASKFGTRIRDLYYGSALPSIENQEQYLRFSSDFHFWHGLHRLLQSRSKYSSASTYLLRFDVDAELNMFKALKKTQHYRGACHADDIFYLFTTNYHTPPSFDSREFKTIQRMVGIFTGFAISGNPNCEEVSNLKIKPYGETNSFKCINITENNVTEIELPEINRMKVWDSVYEELQVPMY, via the exons ATGGCATCGTCTGATTTTTGTTTAGTTAATATTGAAAATGGGCCGGTTAGAGGCCTCAAAACAAAGAACCTGTTCGCATCGGAGTACTATAGTTTTCGTGGTATGCCCTATATGAAAGCTCCACTCGGAAAACTTCGATTTAGGGAAGCGGAAAGTCCTGAAAATTGGACTGATGCATTCGATGCAACACAAGAAGGTCCTAGCTATTGCATGACTGACTTTATGACAGGGTTGCAAGACGGACAAGAGAATAGTGGAACGATTAACATTTACACCAGAAATATGCAGCCGAAGGAACTACATCCGGTTATGATTTGG ATCCACGGGGGTGGTTACTGCCGAGGCTCAAGCCGAACGGATTTGTATGGACCAGATTACATAATAGAAAAGAATGTTGTGTTGGTATCCTTTAATTATCGTCTTGGAGCTATAGGGTTTTTAAGTCTAGATGACGAGAGTCTGAAAGTTCCTGGAAATGTGGGTCTTAAGGATCAAATTTTCGCTCTAAAATGGATCCAAAGAAATATACATAACTTTGGAGGTGATAAGAAACGGTGCACGATATTTGGCGAATCC GCTGGAGGAGCATCTGTTAACTTTTTAACGATAACGCCACAATCGGAAGGACTATTTCAACGGGCTATAATTATGTCGGGATCAGTATTTAACCGAACTTGGTCATTGGCAAGACGAAATAAACAAGCACAACGATTGGCTGAAATTCTTGGGTGGAAAGGGGACCCACAAaatgaaaaggaaattttagAGTTTCTCGAAACCATTCCAGCTTTCGAACTGGACAATGCTTCCAGGACTTTGATGAGTTTTGAAGAGCAGTACGGTTTCGGAATAATGGTTCCATTCGCACCGGTTGTTGAACCATATGAGACGACAAACTGTTTTATTTCCAAGGAACCGATTGAAATGGCCCGTGAAGCTTGGTCAAATTCAATAGATATAATCGTAATGGGTACATCCTTTGAAGGGCTGCTGAGGGCTTTcatcgaagaagaaaaagctTACGAATTACTGCAGACGCCAGGCTATTTCGCACCTCTAaatgatttgaatttaaagTCTGATGACGAAGAAGCTTCTAAATTTGGAACAAGAATCAGGGATCTGTACTACGGTAGCGCATTACCTTCGATTGAGAATCAAGAACAATATTTGAGG TTCAGTtcggattttcatttttggcaCGGTCTGCATCGTTTGCTGCAGTCACGTTCGAAGTATTCTTCAGCTAGCACATACTTGCTGCGATTTGATGTTGACGCTGAATTGAACATGTTCAAGGCCTTAAAGAAAACTCAACACTACCGAGGAGCATGTCACGCTGAtgacatattttatttgtttacaaCGAACTACCACACTCCTCCATCGTTTGATTCGAGGGAATTTAAGACTATTCAGAGAATGGTTGGAATTTTCACTGGTTTCGCAATCAGCGGCAATCCAAACTGCGAGGAAGTATCGAATTTGAAGATAAAGCCGTACGGTGAAACTAATTCTTTCAAATGTATTAACATTACCGAGAACAATGTAACTGAAATCGAACTTCCCGAAATCAATAGGATGAAGGTCTGGGACTCCGTTTATGAAGAACTTCAAGTTCCAAtgtattga